The following are from one region of the Prevotella communis genome:
- a CDS encoding RNA polymerase sigma factor, with amino-acid sequence MTDMLEKEILEQLFRKYYSDMYYLARTLLGEDKEAEDIVQDVFVQLMKRDIIPSEDKIRAYLMTSVHHGCLNIIRRTSLRKQIENLYPVDETTDLQPTDKLSEQLETIQSYIDSLEEPHHSIFRLRFDEDLTLKEIALRLNMNQNTVYKYLQQSILKIRSKLYR; translated from the coding sequence ATGACTGACATGCTTGAAAAAGAGATTCTTGAACAACTATTCCGCAAGTACTACAGCGACATGTATTACTTGGCCAGGACATTGTTGGGCGAAGACAAAGAAGCTGAAGACATTGTTCAGGATGTATTTGTACAACTGATGAAACGGGACATCATACCATCAGAAGATAAAATTAGAGCCTACCTGATGACCTCCGTACATCACGGCTGTTTAAACATCATCCGAAGGACCTCTCTCCGCAAACAAATAGAAAACTTATACCCTGTGGACGAGACAACCGACTTGCAGCCTACAGACAAATTATCAGAGCAGTTGGAAACTATTCAATCATACATTGATAGCCTTGAGGAACCCCACCACAGCATCTTTCGTCTGCGCTTTGACGAGGATCTAACCCTGAAGGAAATCGCTCTGCGTCTCAATATGAACCAGAACACGGTCTACAAGTATCTGCAACAGAGCATTCTGAAAATTCGTTCAAAGTTATATCGTTAA
- the rpsA gene encoding 30S ribosomal protein S1: protein MSELTKNVQPLQDFNWDEFENGTVANISKEELDKAYDETLNKVADHQVVEGKVISVDKKEVVVNIGYKSDGIIPAGEFRYNPDLKEGDVVEVYVETAEDKKGQLVLSHKKARLSQAWDRVNEALEAQEIVQGYIKCRTKGGMIVDVFGIEAFLPGSQIDVHPIRDYDQFVGKTMEFKIVKINQEFRNVVVSHKALIEQELEAQKQEIISRLEKGQILEGTVKNITSYGVFVDLGGVDGLIHITDLSWGRIDDPKKVVELDQKINVVILDFDEEKKRIALGLKQLTPHPWDALDANLKVGDHIKGKVVVIADYGAFVEVQPGVEGLIHVSEMSWSQHLRSAQEFLKVGDEVEAVILTLDREERKMSLGIKQLKEDPWEAIEVKYPVGSKHTAKVRNFTNFGVFVELEEGVDGLIHISDLSWTKKVKHPSEFTKVGEQIDVVVLDIDKENRRLSLGHKQLEDNPWDAFEEKYTVGSVHTGKITEVLEKGAVVSLEENVEGFATPKHLVKEDGSQAQQGEELEFKVIEFNKDSKRIILSHSRTFEDAQREEKRATRKAAAPKKSDAPKIENVAASTTLGDLDVLANLKAQMEKGE from the coding sequence ATGTCAGAATTAACAAAGAACGTTCAGCCGTTGCAGGACTTCAACTGGGACGAGTTTGAAAATGGCACCGTAGCCAACATCAGCAAGGAAGAGCTTGACAAGGCTTACGATGAGACCCTGAACAAAGTTGCCGATCATCAGGTAGTTGAGGGTAAGGTCATCTCAGTTGACAAGAAGGAAGTAGTCGTTAACATTGGCTACAAGAGCGACGGTATCATCCCCGCTGGTGAGTTCCGCTACAACCCCGACCTGAAAGAGGGTGACGTAGTAGAAGTCTATGTGGAGACCGCTGAGGACAAGAAGGGTCAGCTGGTACTTTCTCACAAGAAGGCTCGCCTGAGCCAGGCTTGGGACCGCGTTAATGAGGCTCTCGAGGCACAGGAGATTGTACAGGGCTACATCAAGTGCCGCACAAAGGGTGGTATGATTGTAGACGTATTTGGCATTGAGGCCTTCCTGCCCGGCAGTCAGATCGACGTTCATCCCATACGCGACTACGACCAGTTCGTTGGCAAGACTATGGAGTTCAAGATCGTGAAGATCAACCAGGAGTTCCGCAACGTAGTTGTAAGCCACAAGGCCCTCATCGAGCAGGAGCTCGAGGCTCAGAAGCAGGAGATTATCTCTCGCCTGGAGAAGGGTCAGATCCTCGAGGGTACTGTCAAGAACATCACCTCTTACGGTGTGTTTGTTGACCTCGGTGGTGTTGACGGACTGATTCACATCACAGACCTGTCTTGGGGCCGAATCGACGATCCTAAGAAGGTTGTTGAGCTCGACCAGAAGATCAACGTTGTTATCCTCGACTTCGACGAGGAGAAGAAGCGTATCGCTCTCGGTCTGAAGCAGCTCACTCCTCATCCTTGGGATGCTCTGGACGCTAACCTCAAGGTTGGTGACCACATCAAGGGTAAGGTTGTTGTTATCGCTGATTACGGTGCATTCGTTGAGGTTCAGCCCGGTGTTGAGGGTCTGATCCACGTTTCTGAGATGTCATGGAGCCAGCACCTGCGCTCAGCTCAGGAGTTCCTGAAGGTTGGCGACGAGGTTGAGGCTGTTATCCTGACTCTGGATCGCGAGGAGCGCAAGATGTCACTGGGTATCAAGCAGCTGAAGGAAGACCCATGGGAGGCTATCGAGGTTAAGTACCCCGTTGGCAGCAAGCACACCGCTAAAGTTCGCAACTTCACCAACTTCGGTGTATTTGTAGAGCTCGAGGAGGGTGTTGATGGTCTGATCCACATCAGCGACCTGAGCTGGACCAAGAAGGTTAAGCATCCTTCTGAGTTCACAAAGGTTGGCGAGCAGATCGACGTTGTTGTACTCGATATCGACAAGGAGAACCGTCGTCTCTCTCTCGGTCACAAGCAGCTCGAGGACAATCCTTGGGACGCTTTCGAGGAGAAGTACACTGTAGGTTCTGTTCACACCGGTAAGATCACAGAGGTTCTGGAGAAGGGCGCCGTTGTTTCTCTCGAGGAGAACGTTGAGGGCTTCGCTACTCCTAAGCACCTCGTTAAGGAGGACGGCTCACAGGCTCAGCAGGGCGAGGAGCTGGAGTTCAAGGTGATCGAGTTCAATAAGGACAGCAAACGTATTATCCTCAGCCACAGCCGTACATTCGAGGATGCACAGCGTGAGGAGAAGCGTGCTACACGTAAGGCTGCCGCTCCTAAGAAGAGCGACGCTCCTAAGATTGAGAATGTTGCAGCTAGCACCACTCTGGGTGACCTCGACGTTCTGGCTAATCTGAAGGCTCAGATGGAGAAGGGCGAGTAA
- a CDS encoding DEAD/DEAH box helicase, producing the protein MKDVNINKVLEKLNIDSLNAMQQESQECMLRGRNDVVVLSPTGSGKTLAYLLPLVQMLDAESDEVQALVVVPGRELAMQSNAVLKSMGTGIRSQACYGGRAAMDEHRVLKQNRPHVVFGTPGRLNDHLDKGNIDSYHIKYIIIDEFDKCLEMGFLNEMSRLVGKLTNLQRRFLLSATDAEQIPQFVEMRRTDRLDYLIDDEPINDRVEVFRVDSPEKDKLATLSRLLLTLGDTQSIVFLNYRDSVERTDEYLRKQGFVTSAFHGGLEQRQREDALYKFSNGSSTVLVSTDLASRGLDIPHIDNIIHYHLPNTEDALVHRVGRTARWDQLGKTFFLIGPEEHLPEFVEAEPFSVDEIDNNVPIPRPRMATLYIGKGKKDKISKGDIVGYLCKKGGLEPSDIGKIDVNDRYAYAAVSCKMVQQVLRLTRGEKIKGIRTVVELVR; encoded by the coding sequence ATGAAAGACGTAAATATTAATAAGGTATTAGAGAAACTGAACATCGATTCGCTGAATGCGATGCAGCAGGAATCACAAGAATGCATGTTGAGAGGACGCAATGACGTGGTGGTCCTCTCGCCAACAGGTTCTGGTAAGACGCTGGCCTATCTGCTTCCCCTTGTACAGATGCTTGATGCTGAGAGTGATGAGGTGCAGGCGCTGGTTGTGGTGCCAGGTCGTGAACTGGCTATGCAGTCAAATGCTGTGCTTAAGAGTATGGGCACGGGTATCCGCTCGCAGGCCTGCTATGGCGGACGTGCTGCTATGGATGAGCATCGCGTGCTGAAGCAGAATCGTCCTCATGTGGTATTTGGTACACCAGGTCGATTGAACGACCACTTGGATAAAGGAAACATAGATTCTTACCATATTAAATATATAATAATAGACGAGTTCGACAAATGTCTGGAGATGGGATTTCTGAATGAAATGTCGCGACTGGTGGGGAAACTCACGAATCTGCAGCGTCGTTTTCTGCTCTCTGCAACTGATGCGGAACAGATTCCGCAGTTTGTAGAGATGCGTCGCACAGACCGCTTGGATTATCTCATAGATGATGAGCCTATAAATGATAGGGTAGAGGTCTTTCGTGTAGATAGTCCTGAGAAGGACAAACTGGCAACCCTTTCACGTCTGCTCCTAACATTGGGGGACACCCAGAGCATCGTATTCCTTAACTATCGAGACTCCGTGGAGCGTACTGACGAGTATCTGCGCAAGCAGGGATTCGTGACCAGTGCTTTTCATGGTGGATTAGAACAGCGCCAGCGTGAAGATGCCTTGTACAAATTCTCTAATGGCTCTTCCACGGTTTTGGTATCCACAGACTTAGCCTCTCGCGGTCTTGATATTCCCCATATCGATAATATCATTCATTACCATTTGCCTAACACTGAGGATGCACTCGTACATCGCGTGGGACGTACAGCCCGTTGGGACCAGTTGGGTAAAACATTCTTTTTGATAGGACCAGAGGAACATCTGCCTGAGTTCGTAGAAGCCGAACCATTCTCTGTAGATGAGATAGACAATAATGTCCCCATACCACGCCCGCGTATGGCCACATTATATATAGGTAAAGGTAAGAAGGACAAGATATCGAAAGGCGATATTGTGGGCTATCTCTGCAAGAAAGGTGGACTGGAGCCTTCTGATATAGGAAAAATAGACGTCAACGACCGTTATGCCTATGCTGCCGTCAGTTGTAAAATGGTACAACAAGTGCTTCGACTGACACGTGGCGAGAAAATCAAGGGAATACGTACAGTCGTAGAACTAGTGAGATAG
- the recJ gene encoding single-stranded-DNA-specific exonuclease RecJ: protein MNFKWNYEPPTPERKQQAKELAEKISMSPILAELLIQRGIKTESAAKRFFRPMLNELIDPFLMNDMDVAVDRLNDAMGRKERIMIYGDYDVDGCTAVALVYKFLLQFYSNIEYYIPDRYEEGYGISRKGLDYAAETGVKLIIVLDCGIKAIDEIAYAKSLGIDFIICDHHVPDDELPCAVAILNPKRQDSTYPFKHLCGCGVGFKFMQAFAKNNGIPFSQLIPLLDFCAVSIAADIVPVTGENRIMAFHGLKQLNQNPSVGLKAIIEICGLTGRELTMSDIIFKIGPRINASGRVQNGTETVDLLVEKDMQKALAEAIHINEYNDQRRDIDKQMTEEANQIVARLESQEHQSAIVLYGEGWKKGVVGIVASRMTDMYFRPTVVLSCNDGIASGSARSVAGYDVYDAIKSCRDLLENFGGHTYAVGLTLRVENIPEFRRRFQQYVSEHIGTRQTEASIDIEAEVDFKDITKKLLNDLKKFAPYGPENPKPLFCTRGVYDYGTSKVVGKQQEHIKLELVDSRSSNVMNGIAFGQSQAARYIKSKRSFDICYTIEENIYKRGEVQLQIEDIKPSDSDNG, encoded by the coding sequence ATGAATTTTAAATGGAATTACGAACCGCCAACACCCGAACGCAAGCAGCAGGCTAAGGAACTGGCCGAGAAGATAAGCATGAGCCCTATACTGGCCGAACTGCTTATCCAGCGCGGCATCAAGACCGAGAGTGCCGCCAAGCGATTCTTCAGGCCGATGCTCAACGAACTGATAGACCCGTTCCTGATGAACGATATGGATGTCGCCGTTGACCGACTGAACGATGCAATGGGGCGAAAAGAGCGCATCATGATTTATGGCGACTATGATGTGGATGGCTGTACAGCTGTCGCATTGGTCTATAAATTCCTGTTGCAGTTCTATTCTAACATCGAGTATTACATACCCGATCGCTACGAGGAAGGTTACGGCATCAGTCGTAAAGGTTTGGACTATGCAGCAGAAACAGGTGTCAAACTGATTATCGTGCTTGATTGTGGCATCAAAGCTATCGATGAGATTGCTTATGCCAAATCGCTGGGTATTGACTTTATCATCTGCGACCACCACGTACCCGACGACGAGTTGCCTTGCGCCGTGGCTATCCTGAATCCCAAGCGTCAGGATTCCACCTATCCTTTCAAGCACCTCTGCGGGTGTGGCGTAGGCTTTAAGTTTATGCAGGCTTTTGCCAAGAACAATGGTATTCCCTTTTCCCAGCTCATTCCCCTACTCGATTTCTGTGCCGTGAGTATCGCAGCAGATATCGTACCTGTAACGGGTGAGAACCGCATCATGGCTTTCCACGGTCTGAAACAACTGAATCAGAATCCGTCGGTAGGCCTGAAAGCAATTATCGAGATTTGCGGTCTGACAGGACGCGAGCTCACCATGAGCGATATCATCTTCAAGATAGGTCCTCGTATCAATGCCAGTGGACGCGTCCAGAATGGTACCGAGACCGTTGACCTGCTTGTAGAGAAAGACATGCAGAAGGCATTGGCCGAGGCTATTCATATCAATGAGTATAACGACCAGCGCCGTGATATCGACAAGCAGATGACAGAAGAAGCCAACCAAATTGTAGCTCGTCTGGAGAGTCAGGAACATCAGTCTGCTATCGTCCTTTACGGCGAAGGCTGGAAGAAAGGTGTCGTAGGTATCGTAGCTTCACGCATGACGGATATGTATTTCCGACCTACAGTCGTACTTTCATGCAACGACGGAATAGCCTCTGGTTCAGCACGTAGCGTAGCCGGTTACGACGTATACGACGCTATCAAGAGCTGTCGTGATTTGCTGGAGAACTTCGGTGGTCACACCTATGCGGTAGGTCTGACCTTGCGTGTTGAGAATATTCCAGAGTTCCGTCGCCGTTTCCAGCAATATGTCAGCGAACATATCGGTACACGTCAAACGGAAGCTTCCATCGATATTGAGGCAGAGGTAGATTTCAAGGATATCACCAAGAAACTGCTCAACGACCTGAAGAAATTCGCTCCTTATGGCCCCGAGAATCCAAAACCATTATTCTGTACGCGCGGCGTTTACGACTATGGAACATCAAAGGTTGTGGGCAAGCAGCAGGAACATATCAAACTTGAACTGGTGGATTCACGTTCCAGCAACGTCATGAACGGCATTGCCTTCGGACAGAGTCAGGCAGCCCGTTATATCAAGTCGAAACGTTCGTTCGACATCTGCTACACCATAGAGGAAAATATCTACAAACGCGGCGAAGTACAATTACAGATTGAAGATATCAAGCCAAGCGACTCTGATAATGGATAA
- a CDS encoding RecQ family ATP-dependent DNA helicase: MDNENNAPNNCQLSIVNYQSLLKKYWGYDDFRGIQKEIIESIGAGKDTLGLMPTGGGKSITFQVPALAHEGVCIVITPLIALMKDQVSNLRRRGIQASAIYSGMKHDSILMTLENAVFGGVKILYISPERISTSLFLEKLRHMKVSFICVDEAHCISQWGYDFRPSYLSIADIRKELPDTPVLALTATATPEVIDDIQERLHFREKCVYKMSFARKNLAYVVRHTSNKTGQLIHILNHVQGSAIVYVRSRKRTKEYAELLNTSGISATFYHAGLDNQEKDQRQKAWQEDKVRVMVATNAFGMGIDKPDVRVVIHIDCPDCLEAYFQEAGRAGRDGKKSYAVLLYDNSDRAKLQRRVVDTFPDKDFIRQVYDQLAYFYQIGVGSGYNACFEFPLERFCRIYKHFPIPTVSALNILTRAGYIDFKEEDDMQARVMFSVERDDLYKLRGNEPQEDAVIVALLRNYTGLFQGYQYIDEGVIAEQCGLTQPQVYMTLRALTQKHILDFIPQKHIPFIRYTQRREESERLVISKSIYDDLKIRFAERIEKMLEYANSGNICRSRMLLRYFGETNTEDCGQCDVCLNQKHSWTPPES; this comes from the coding sequence ATGGATAATGAGAACAACGCACCAAATAATTGTCAATTATCAATTGTCAATTATCAATCATTATTGAAGAAATACTGGGGCTACGATGATTTCCGAGGCATTCAAAAGGAAATCATCGAGTCCATTGGTGCTGGCAAGGATACACTGGGACTTATGCCCACCGGTGGTGGCAAGAGCATCACATTCCAGGTACCGGCATTAGCACATGAGGGCGTGTGTATTGTCATTACCCCGCTCATCGCCTTGATGAAGGATCAGGTGAGCAATCTGCGCCGTCGTGGAATCCAGGCATCAGCCATCTATTCGGGCATGAAGCACGACAGTATTCTCATGACACTTGAGAATGCGGTGTTTGGTGGTGTGAAGATACTGTATATATCGCCCGAACGCATATCCACCTCTTTATTCTTAGAGAAGTTGCGCCACATGAAGGTGAGCTTTATCTGTGTGGACGAGGCCCATTGCATCAGCCAATGGGGTTACGACTTCCGTCCGTCTTATCTCTCCATCGCAGATATTCGCAAGGAACTGCCCGACACACCCGTCTTGGCCCTTACTGCTACGGCAACGCCAGAGGTCATCGACGACATACAGGAACGTCTGCATTTCCGTGAGAAGTGTGTGTATAAGATGAGTTTCGCCCGTAAGAACCTCGCCTACGTTGTACGTCACACATCCAACAAAACAGGCCAGCTCATTCATATTCTGAATCACGTACAGGGGTCGGCCATCGTCTATGTGAGAAGCAGAAAACGTACAAAGGAATATGCTGAACTCCTAAACACGAGTGGTATTAGCGCCACATTCTATCATGCCGGATTGGACAATCAGGAGAAAGACCAGCGTCAGAAAGCATGGCAAGAGGATAAGGTACGTGTCATGGTAGCTACGAATGCCTTTGGCATGGGTATCGACAAGCCCGATGTACGTGTGGTGATACATATCGACTGCCCCGACTGCCTGGAGGCTTACTTCCAGGAGGCCGGACGTGCTGGTCGCGATGGCAAGAAATCATACGCCGTACTGCTCTATGACAATAGCGACAGGGCCAAGCTCCAGCGTCGTGTTGTTGACACATTCCCTGATAAGGATTTTATCCGTCAGGTATATGACCAACTGGCCTATTTCTACCAGATAGGCGTTGGCTCCGGATATAATGCTTGTTTTGAATTCCCCTTGGAACGGTTCTGCAGGATCTACAAACATTTCCCCATACCTACAGTTTCAGCCCTCAATATCCTGACACGTGCCGGCTATATTGATTTCAAGGAAGAGGACGACATGCAGGCACGCGTGATGTTCAGCGTAGAGCGCGACGATCTGTACAAGCTACGTGGCAATGAACCACAGGAAGATGCTGTCATCGTGGCATTACTCAGAAACTATACAGGTCTGTTCCAGGGATATCAGTATATCGACGAGGGTGTGATAGCAGAGCAATGTGGTCTCACGCAACCACAGGTGTACATGACTCTGCGCGCACTCACCCAGAAGCATATCCTGGATTTCATTCCCCAGAAGCATATTCCCTTTATCCGTTACACCCAGCGACGTGAAGAGTCTGAGCGACTGGTTATTTCCAAGTCTATCTACGACGATTTGAAAATACGCTTTGCCGAACGAATAGAAAAGATGCTGGAATATGCCAACAGCGGAAATATCTGTCGTAGCAGGATGCTGCTCAGATATTTCGGTGAGACGAATACGGAGGACTGTGGACAATGTGATGTTTGTTTGAACCAGAAACACTCATGGACACCACCGGAATCATAG
- a CDS encoding 3-phosphoglycerate dehydrogenase, whose protein sequence is MKVLVATEKPFAAAAVNGIKAEIEAAGNELALLEKYTEKAQLLDAVKDADALIIRSDKVDAEVLDAAKQLKIVVRAGAGYDNIDLAAATAHNVVAENTPGQNANAVAELVFGLLVFAVRNFYNGKAGTELMGKKLGILAFGNVGRNVARIAKGFGMDVYAYDAFCPAEVIEKAGVHAVANQEALFETCDVVSLHIPATPETKQSINYALVGKMKKGGILVNTARKEVINEPELLKLMAEREDLKFVTDIMPDANADFQKFEGRYFSTPKKMGAQTAEANTNAGIAAAKQINAFFKDGDTKFQVNK, encoded by the coding sequence ATGAAAGTATTAGTTGCAACAGAGAAACCTTTCGCAGCAGCTGCTGTGAATGGTATCAAGGCAGAGATTGAAGCAGCAGGTAATGAACTGGCCCTGCTGGAGAAATATACAGAGAAAGCACAGTTGCTTGACGCAGTAAAGGATGCTGATGCGCTGATTATCCGTAGTGATAAGGTTGACGCAGAAGTACTGGATGCTGCCAAGCAGTTGAAGATTGTGGTACGTGCCGGTGCAGGTTATGATAACATCGACCTTGCTGCAGCTACTGCTCACAATGTGGTGGCCGAGAATACTCCTGGTCAGAATGCCAACGCTGTGGCTGAGCTCGTATTCGGTCTGCTGGTTTTCGCCGTTCGTAATTTCTACAACGGAAAGGCCGGTACAGAGTTGATGGGTAAGAAACTGGGTATCCTGGCATTCGGTAACGTTGGTCGCAACGTGGCTCGTATTGCCAAGGGCTTTGGTATGGATGTTTATGCTTACGATGCTTTCTGCCCCGCAGAGGTTATCGAGAAGGCTGGTGTTCATGCTGTTGCTAATCAGGAGGCTCTGTTCGAGACTTGCGATGTTGTGTCACTCCATATCCCCGCTACTCCTGAGACCAAGCAGAGCATCAACTATGCACTTGTTGGTAAGATGAAGAAGGGTGGTATCCTGGTGAATACTGCTCGTAAGGAGGTTATCAATGAGCCTGAGTTGCTGAAGCTGATGGCTGAGCGTGAGGACCTGAAGTTCGTTACAGACATTATGCCTGATGCTAATGCTGACTTCCAGAAATTCGAGGGTCGCTATTTCTCTACTCCTAAGAAGATGGGTGCTCAGACAGCTGAAGCTAATACCAATGCCGGTATTGCTGCTGCCAAGCAGATCAATGCCTTCTTCAAGGATGGTGACACTAAATTCCAGGTGAACAAATAA
- a CDS encoding rhamnogalacturonan acetylesterase → MRKTILVLMTLMPVALNAQTYDFDMTKQQPVYSDSQGYGYDVLPAPDKKKPAEPFYFSVKVPDGNYLVKVVLGGKKNSNTTVRAEGRRLMMDNITTKRAKDTQEVSFTVNKRTPLIDEKNRVKIKDREKAYFTWDDKLTLEFNGDMPAVKHIHIEKADVPTIYLCGNSTVVDQNYEPWASWGQMITRWFGPEVAISNHAESGLTARTFIASNRLDKILTTLKKGDYVFVEFGHNDEKEKKPGDGAWYHYQYQLKIFVDQVRKKGADIVFCTPTQRRAFNDDKKTLMNTHGDFPAAMKMVAEKENVPLIDLNSLTKTFFETLGYEDSKRALVHYPKEMYGRELADNTHFNPYGAYEVAKCVVMGMKQLNLPVVQYLRADWQDFNPAQPDDWKTFKWAPSRISENVKPDGN, encoded by the coding sequence ATGCGTAAAACTATTCTGGTCTTGATGACCCTGATGCCTGTGGCTTTAAATGCCCAGACATATGACTTTGACATGACAAAGCAGCAGCCTGTGTATAGCGATTCACAGGGATACGGTTACGACGTACTGCCTGCACCCGACAAGAAGAAGCCTGCGGAACCTTTCTATTTCAGCGTGAAGGTACCTGATGGCAATTACCTGGTAAAAGTGGTGCTGGGTGGTAAGAAAAATTCAAACACTACAGTACGTGCTGAAGGTCGCCGGCTGATGATGGACAACATCACCACCAAGAGGGCCAAGGACACGCAGGAAGTGTCTTTCACAGTCAACAAGCGCACACCGCTGATTGACGAGAAGAACCGCGTAAAGATTAAGGACCGCGAGAAGGCATATTTCACCTGGGACGACAAACTGACGCTGGAGTTCAATGGCGACATGCCTGCGGTAAAACATATTCACATTGAGAAGGCAGACGTGCCCACCATCTACCTCTGCGGCAATTCTACCGTTGTGGACCAGAACTACGAGCCCTGGGCCTCATGGGGACAGATGATTACCCGCTGGTTCGGTCCTGAGGTCGCTATCAGCAACCACGCGGAAAGCGGACTCACCGCACGCACGTTTATCGCCTCGAATCGTCTGGACAAAATCCTGACCACACTCAAGAAAGGCGACTATGTCTTCGTGGAGTTCGGTCATAATGACGAGAAAGAAAAGAAGCCCGGCGACGGTGCCTGGTACCACTACCAGTATCAACTGAAGATATTCGTTGACCAGGTACGCAAGAAGGGCGCAGACATTGTGTTCTGCACCCCCACACAACGCCGAGCCTTCAATGATGACAAGAAGACGCTGATGAATACGCACGGCGACTTCCCCGCAGCCATGAAGATGGTAGCCGAGAAGGAGAATGTGCCCCTGATAGACCTGAACAGTCTGACGAAGACATTCTTCGAGACATTGGGCTACGAGGACTCAAAACGCGCGCTGGTACATTATCCCAAGGAGATGTACGGACGCGAACTGGCAGACAATACCCACTTCAACCCTTATGGTGCCTACGAGGTGGCCAAGTGTGTGGTGATGGGTATGAAGCAGCTGAACCTGCCTGTTGTGCAGTACCTGCGTGCCGACTGGCAGGACTTCAACCCTGCGCAGCCTGATGACTGGAAGACCTTCAAATGGGCACCATCACGTATTTCTGAAAATGTAAAACCTGACGGCAATTAA
- the serC gene encoding 3-phosphoserine/phosphohydroxythreonine transaminase, producing the protein MKKYNFNAGPSMLPREVIEATAKQCLDFNGSGLSLMEISHRAKDFQPVVDEAVALVKELLDVPEGYSVIFLGGGASLEFCMIPFNFLVKKAAYLNTGVWAKKAMKEAKLFGEVVEVASSADANYTFIPKDFAVPADADYLHITTNNTIYGTELRKDLDVNVPLIADMSSDFMSRPVDVSKYNAIYAGAQKNLSMAGVTIVIVKDDALGKAPREIPTMLDYRTHVSKGSMFNTPPVVPIYCALENLRWVKKQGGVEAMDKLAKQRAEIVYGEIDRNKLFVGTAKEEDRSLMNLCFVMAPEYKELEKEFLDFAVSKGMVGVKGHRDVGGFRASCYNAQTIEGCNALVACMKEFEAKH; encoded by the coding sequence ATGAAGAAGTACAACTTTAATGCAGGTCCATCAATGCTTCCCCGTGAGGTCATTGAGGCAACCGCCAAACAGTGTCTCGATTTCAACGGTTCTGGTCTTTCTCTGATGGAAATCAGTCACCGTGCAAAGGATTTTCAGCCTGTAGTAGACGAGGCTGTAGCACTTGTTAAGGAACTCCTTGACGTTCCTGAGGGTTATTCAGTAATCTTCCTTGGTGGTGGTGCATCCCTGGAGTTCTGCATGATTCCTTTCAACTTCCTGGTTAAGAAAGCTGCTTACCTGAACACTGGTGTTTGGGCAAAGAAGGCTATGAAGGAAGCAAAGCTTTTCGGTGAAGTAGTAGAAGTGGCTTCTTCTGCAGATGCTAACTATACCTTCATTCCCAAGGACTTCGCTGTTCCTGCTGATGCTGACTACCTGCACATCACAACCAACAATACAATCTATGGTACTGAGCTCCGTAAGGACCTCGATGTTAACGTACCTCTGATTGCCGATATGTCATCTGACTTCATGAGCCGTCCTGTTGACGTAAGCAAGTACAACGCTATCTATGCTGGTGCCCAGAAGAACCTGTCAATGGCTGGTGTGACTATCGTTATCGTGAAGGACGACGCTCTGGGTAAGGCTCCCCGTGAGATTCCTACCATGCTCGACTATCGCACACACGTATCTAAGGGTTCTATGTTCAATACTCCTCCTGTGGTGCCCATCTACTGCGCTCTTGAGAACCTGCGCTGGGTTAAGAAGCAGGGTGGCGTAGAGGCTATGGACAAGTTGGCTAAGCAGCGTGCCGAGATCGTTTACGGTGAGATTGACCGCAACAAGTTGTTCGTAGGTACCGCTAAGGAAGAGGACCGCTCTCTGATGAACCTCTGCTTCGTGATGGCTCCCGAGTACAAGGAGCTGGAGAAGGAATTCCTCGACTTCGCCGTATCAAAGGGTATGGTTGGCGTAAAGGGTCACCGCGACGTAGGTGGTTTCCGCGCTTCTTGCTACAACGCACAGACCATCGAAGGCTGCAACGCTCTCGTAGCTTGCATGAAGGAGTTCGAGGCTAAACATTAA